In Capsicum annuum cultivar UCD-10X-F1 chromosome 11, UCD10Xv1.1, whole genome shotgun sequence, one genomic interval encodes:
- the LOC107852729 gene encoding uncharacterized protein LOC107852729 isoform X1 translates to MDLNRTLFLLRSYLRTRLRKIENYAFHIQKNADLWNRISKQEEKFAERCIHDMEQHLDQSILSKLPHGFKSHLKQSSLSLADDMGKLADLKQSSLSLADDMVPEPRLDQYVICRSKRYLGSFQLDDSGEEPVNIEANDLYALPYKSIKRLVESGLIDPV, encoded by the exons ATGGACCTCAATAGGACTTTGTTTCTGTTAAGATCATATTTAAGAACCCGTCTCCGAAAG ATCGAAAATTATGCATTTCACATACAAAAAAATGCTGACTTATGGAACCGTATATCTAAACAAGAGGAGAAATTTGCTGAAAG GTGTATTCATGACATGGAGCAGCATCTAGATCAGTCTATTCTCTCAAAGTTGCCTCATGGCTTCAAGTCCCACTTGAAGCAATCTTCTCTAAGTTTGGCAGATGACATGGGTAAGCTTGCGGACTTGAAGCAATCTTCTCTAAGTTTGGCAGATGACATGG TTCCTGAGCCACGGCTAGATCAATATGTTATCTGCAGAAGCAAGAGATATTTAGGATCTTTTCAGCTTGATGACAG TGGGGAAGAACCAGTGAACATCGAAGCCAATGATTTGTATGCTCTGCCTTACAAGTCCATAAAGCGACTTGTGGAGAGTGGGCTGATCGATCCGGTATGA
- the LOC107852729 gene encoding uncharacterized protein LOC107852729 isoform X2, with protein sequence MDLNRTLFLLRSYLRTRLRKIENYAFHIQKNADLWNRISKQEEKFAERCIHDMEQHLDQSILSKLPHGFKSHLKQSSLSLADDMVPEPRLDQYVICRSKRYLGSFQLDDSGEEPVNIEANDLYALPYKSIKRLVESGLIDPV encoded by the exons ATGGACCTCAATAGGACTTTGTTTCTGTTAAGATCATATTTAAGAACCCGTCTCCGAAAG ATCGAAAATTATGCATTTCACATACAAAAAAATGCTGACTTATGGAACCGTATATCTAAACAAGAGGAGAAATTTGCTGAAAG GTGTATTCATGACATGGAGCAGCATCTAGATCAGTCTATTCTCTCAAAGTTGCCTCATGGCTTCAAGTCCCACTTGAAGCAATCTTCTCTAAGTTTGGCAGATGACATGG TTCCTGAGCCACGGCTAGATCAATATGTTATCTGCAGAAGCAAGAGATATTTAGGATCTTTTCAGCTTGATGACAG TGGGGAAGAACCAGTGAACATCGAAGCCAATGATTTGTATGCTCTGCCTTACAAGTCCATAAAGCGACTTGTGGAGAGTGGGCTGATCGATCCGGTATGA